One region of Paenibacillus polymyxa M1 genomic DNA includes:
- a CDS encoding glycogen/starch/alpha-glucan phosphorylase, with translation MFSNKEAFKQAFREQLVGRLGKSMQEAQSEDVYKVLGGMIREQVGKNWAETNQAYKEGQEKQVYYFSLEFLIGRLLGNNLLNLGVLDMVRQALGELGWDLEEIEAQEADAGLGNGGLGRLAACFMDSLASLGYAGHGCGIRYKYGLFEQRIVDGNQVELPDYWLQKGNVWEERRPDKKVEVHFWGRVETREQDGRLVFETRDAETVWAVPYDIPLVGYGHAQVNTLRIWSAESALDPVRGPIRGEGGYYRFLDYNRSVESISAFLYPDDSNYEGKLLRLKQQYFLCSAGLQSILRTFEKLRLPYSQLPDKIALHINDTHPTLVIPELMRILMDVKGLGWDEAWDITTRAISYTNHTILSEALEQWPVNMVRELLPRIYLIIEEMNKRYCAMLLERYPGQDIKIGEMAIIHGEQIRMAHLAIVGSYSVNGVAALHTKILKEREMKSFHELYPDRFNNKTNGIAHRRWLMHANPELASLCDETLGVRWRTHPRELIDLLRYSEDEAFQKRIQAIKQNNKIRLAEHVFAKQGVRLDTSSIFDVQVKRLHGYKRQLLNILHVMHLYNQLKTNPALDATPRTFIFGAKAAPGYFLAKQTIKLINNVADTINRDIDVKDKLKVVFLENYSVSLAELIIPAADVSEQISTAGKEASGTGNMKFMMNGALTLGTLDGANVEMHEMVGDANMFIFGLKVDQIEDYYQNGQYSARKTANSDERLREVLDQLVNDAPFTRHEREFEAIYQSLIDHNDEYFVLKDFAAYVDAQAHIEQVYRNPSEWTRRAIVNIAHSGKFSSDCTIQQYATEIWDLVPLSSDVNKRIVF, from the coding sequence TTGTTCAGCAATAAAGAAGCATTTAAGCAGGCTTTTCGAGAGCAACTGGTCGGAAGGCTGGGTAAATCGATGCAGGAGGCTCAGTCGGAAGACGTATATAAGGTTTTGGGTGGCATGATTCGTGAACAAGTCGGCAAGAATTGGGCCGAAACAAACCAAGCCTACAAAGAAGGACAAGAGAAGCAGGTTTATTATTTTTCACTGGAATTTTTAATAGGTCGTCTATTGGGCAATAATCTACTGAATTTGGGCGTATTGGATATGGTTCGACAGGCATTAGGGGAATTGGGCTGGGATCTGGAGGAAATTGAAGCACAGGAAGCGGATGCTGGGCTAGGCAATGGTGGTCTTGGCCGTCTGGCGGCTTGTTTCATGGACTCATTAGCATCCCTTGGCTATGCAGGACATGGCTGCGGAATTCGATATAAATATGGTCTGTTTGAGCAGCGTATTGTGGACGGAAATCAGGTCGAACTACCGGATTACTGGCTACAGAAAGGGAATGTATGGGAGGAACGCCGTCCTGACAAAAAGGTCGAGGTTCATTTTTGGGGACGCGTGGAAACCCGTGAACAAGATGGACGTCTTGTGTTCGAGACACGGGATGCCGAAACAGTCTGGGCTGTCCCTTACGATATTCCGCTGGTCGGCTATGGTCATGCGCAGGTAAACACGCTGCGGATTTGGAGTGCGGAATCCGCGCTTGATCCCGTTCGAGGACCAATTCGAGGAGAGGGCGGTTATTACCGCTTTCTCGACTACAATCGATCAGTAGAATCCATCTCGGCCTTTCTCTATCCGGATGATTCCAATTATGAGGGCAAGCTGCTTCGCTTGAAGCAGCAGTATTTCCTCTGCTCGGCTGGATTACAGAGTATTTTGCGTACGTTTGAGAAGCTTCGTTTACCTTACAGCCAGTTGCCCGATAAAATAGCACTGCACATTAACGATACCCATCCGACGCTGGTTATACCGGAACTGATGCGTATTTTGATGGATGTGAAAGGCTTGGGGTGGGATGAAGCGTGGGATATTACGACACGGGCCATTTCATATACGAATCATACGATATTAAGTGAGGCGCTGGAACAATGGCCCGTCAACATGGTGAGAGAACTGCTTCCTCGGATTTACTTGATCATTGAAGAAATGAACAAACGTTATTGCGCTATGCTATTAGAGCGTTATCCGGGTCAGGATATCAAAATTGGCGAAATGGCGATTATTCACGGTGAACAAATTCGCATGGCTCATTTGGCTATCGTCGGCAGTTATAGCGTTAACGGAGTGGCTGCATTGCATACGAAAATTTTGAAGGAACGAGAGATGAAATCATTTCATGAACTATATCCTGACCGGTTTAATAATAAAACAAATGGGATTGCCCATCGCCGTTGGCTGATGCACGCCAACCCGGAGCTGGCAAGCTTGTGTGATGAGACGCTCGGTGTACGCTGGAGAACCCATCCACGTGAGCTCATCGACCTGCTTCGTTACAGTGAGGATGAGGCGTTCCAAAAACGAATTCAGGCGATTAAGCAAAATAATAAGATCAGGCTTGCTGAGCATGTATTTGCAAAACAGGGTGTTCGACTGGATACATCCTCCATTTTTGATGTGCAGGTCAAAAGGTTGCACGGATATAAGCGACAACTGCTCAATATTTTGCATGTGATGCATCTATACAACCAGCTCAAAACTAATCCTGCACTGGATGCAACGCCACGCACATTCATTTTTGGTGCGAAAGCAGCCCCCGGTTATTTTCTCGCCAAACAGACGATTAAGCTCATTAACAATGTGGCAGACACCATCAATCGGGATATAGATGTCAAGGACAAGCTGAAAGTCGTTTTTCTTGAAAATTATTCGGTCTCGTTGGCGGAGCTGATTATTCCTGCGGCGGATGTCAGTGAACAGATTTCTACGGCAGGCAAGGAAGCATCAGGTACAGGCAACATGAAATTTATGATGAACGGCGCACTGACTCTGGGCACATTAGACGGTGCTAATGTTGAAATGCACGAAATGGTAGGCGATGCCAACATGTTCATTTTTGGATTGAAGGTAGATCAGATTGAGGACTATTATCAGAATGGACAGTATTCGGCACGCAAAACAGCCAACAGTGATGAAAGATTGCGTGAAGTGCTGGATCAACTGGTGAATGATGCTCCTTTTACGCGGCATGAACGGGAATTTGAGGCCATTTATCAATCCCTGATTGATCATAATGATGAATACTTTGTGCTTAAAGATTTTGCCGCTTATGTAGATGCGCAGGCTCATATTGAGCAGGTGTACCGGAATCCCTCGGAGTGGACACGACGTGCTATTGTAAATATCGCTCATTCTGGAAAATTCTCCAGTGATTGTACAATCCAGCAATACGCGACAGAGATTTGGGACCTTGTACCTTTATCGAGCGATGTCAATAAGCGAATTGTGTTCTAA
- a CDS encoding DUF2062 domain-containing protein has translation MIKFNPKRLKPHKSKKKYNVFQNIWRAIRLNFIKLLRAPGGVKKISLGFAIGFGLEMIVISTASLVYLVFYPIVRLSGGSLPAAIVGNVVGKLTFLPIVLMPFAKQLGAWIYPSHYPVHVRGGRLHEHSFMELFHGNWSVFRDLLHGGLHILIGMSIFGIVLGIISYFVIQVLYNRSLHKRLEKRKLRHGAGFSPTRLLKNG, from the coding sequence TTGATAAAGTTCAATCCGAAAAGGCTCAAACCTCATAAATCAAAGAAGAAATACAACGTGTTTCAAAATATATGGCGGGCAATTCGTCTGAATTTTATCAAGCTGTTGCGCGCCCCTGGAGGAGTTAAAAAGATCTCTTTGGGCTTCGCCATTGGCTTTGGTCTGGAAATGATCGTGATTTCCACGGCTTCTCTGGTATACCTCGTGTTTTATCCGATTGTTCGGTTGTCTGGTGGTTCGCTGCCTGCGGCCATTGTGGGAAACGTTGTAGGCAAGCTGACCTTTTTGCCGATTGTACTGATGCCATTCGCCAAGCAACTGGGAGCTTGGATTTATCCATCACATTATCCGGTGCATGTCAGGGGCGGTCGACTTCACGAGCATTCTTTTATGGAGCTTTTTCACGGCAACTGGTCTGTATTCAGAGACCTACTGCACGGAGGTCTCCACATCCTGATCGGCATGTCCATTTTCGGTATCGTGCTGGGTATAATTTCGTATTTTGTCATTCAGGTTTTGTATAACCGTTCGCTGCACAAACGGTTGGAAAAACGGAAGCTGCGTCATGGCGCAGGATTTTCGCCTACCCGATTGCTGAAGAATGGATAA
- a CDS encoding YhgE/Pip domain-containing protein has product MRKIWQIYLTDWRNVFKVSTGTLLVIGIILLPSVYAWVNLKAMWDPYANTSGIKIAVTSQDQGAEVNGKKINIGDEVIHNLQNNKKLGWTFVNEAEARKGVLNGDYYASLLIPKDFSEKITSVLTENPQKPEIDYAVNEKINAVAPKITSSGATSLTNQISQNFIETASQAVLTKLKEAGVKLEEELPTIRNIENRVLELNNRLPDIDRLGKQALELEQNLPKIKAQGQKIIALKEKIPEINRAGDLVLKIDKNLPELDKVAAVILDIQKRLPDIQKAGDRIVELDQNFSKVESALATALEDTQTALKVINAARTALPEVQKIADTGKDFTTGILDFLDKNEGALDSIGTVVKEDLQLVQQIANEVSQITGIIRGVDFDPKAAQAAANRISGRLTTAVGVLDHISQLLNRVNGYLPSQPLDSLISRISGVEDRFRRLNSTVTSIGDAIQRGEKPAQNLLDDADRLAGEISSGIDSILDNYDTEYAPAIQKALDQIKSVARNSANVLTTAQEQLPNIEKLLNDAQAAAEFGQQELTRLQQDLPQYRQKLHEAATTIQGRMGKFTNAVNKAADFVKHDLPTVKSKIHQAANFVRNDLPKAEQQFIKMADLIENKFPEAEKAVHQVANFVRTDLPAAEDSIRQAADTIRKLKGENALGRAIALLKGDVKKESDFLGSPVSLKQERIYPIPNYGSAMSPFYTTLSIWVGAMLLVSMFRVDVDDPEGQYKSYQVYFGRLMTFSTIGIFQALSVSLGDLFLLGTYVDAKVAFVLSSMLISLVFTAMTYTLVSVFGNIGKGLAVILLVLQFSSSGGTFPIATSTAFFQTLNPFVPFTYAVSLLRETVGGMLPSTVTRDVVMLFVFIGICFLFGLVLKKPLSKHTKKMAERAKETKLIP; this is encoded by the coding sequence TTGCGGAAGATATGGCAAATCTACTTAACAGACTGGAGAAATGTTTTCAAAGTATCGACCGGGACTTTATTAGTCATTGGCATCATTCTTTTGCCTTCTGTCTATGCATGGGTGAATTTGAAAGCAATGTGGGACCCATATGCGAATACATCTGGTATTAAAATTGCAGTAACCAGCCAAGATCAGGGTGCTGAGGTGAATGGTAAAAAGATTAATATCGGTGACGAGGTTATACATAACCTTCAAAATAACAAGAAGCTGGGTTGGACTTTTGTTAATGAAGCAGAAGCACGAAAAGGGGTACTGAACGGTGATTATTATGCCAGCCTACTGATTCCGAAGGATTTTTCAGAGAAAATTACAAGTGTGTTGACGGAAAATCCGCAAAAGCCGGAAATTGATTATGCTGTGAATGAAAAAATCAATGCAGTAGCTCCGAAAATTACCTCCTCAGGGGCAACCTCTCTGACAAACCAAATTAGTCAAAACTTTATTGAAACGGCTAGCCAAGCAGTTTTGACGAAATTGAAGGAAGCCGGAGTCAAGCTGGAAGAGGAGCTTCCGACAATTCGCAACATTGAAAATCGGGTGCTGGAGCTAAATAATCGATTGCCTGATATCGATCGATTGGGTAAGCAGGCATTGGAGCTGGAGCAGAATTTACCGAAAATTAAGGCTCAAGGACAAAAAATCATTGCATTGAAGGAAAAAATACCTGAAATCAATCGCGCGGGCGACCTGGTGCTTAAAATAGATAAAAACTTGCCTGAGCTGGACAAGGTGGCCGCAGTCATTTTGGATATCCAAAAAAGACTGCCTGATATTCAAAAAGCCGGTGATCGAATTGTTGAACTGGATCAGAATTTCAGTAAGGTAGAAAGCGCACTGGCCACCGCCTTGGAGGACACGCAAACGGCCCTTAAGGTCATTAATGCTGCCCGGACAGCACTGCCGGAAGTACAAAAAATAGCCGATACAGGCAAGGATTTTACAACTGGTATTCTTGACTTTCTGGATAAAAACGAGGGTGCGCTTGATTCGATCGGAACCGTAGTAAAAGAAGATTTACAGCTGGTGCAACAAATTGCGAATGAAGTTTCACAGATTACAGGCATCATTCGTGGTGTGGATTTTGATCCCAAAGCAGCACAAGCTGCAGCGAATCGGATTAGCGGCAGGCTCACGACTGCTGTAGGTGTGTTGGATCATATTTCTCAATTGCTGAACCGTGTGAATGGGTATTTGCCTAGCCAGCCACTGGATTCACTTATTTCCCGGATAAGCGGGGTAGAGGATCGCTTTCGCCGATTGAATAGCACGGTTACTAGCATTGGGGATGCTATTCAGCGCGGTGAGAAACCAGCCCAAAATCTGCTGGATGATGCTGACCGCCTTGCAGGAGAAATCAGTAGCGGAATTGACAGCATTTTGGACAATTATGATACGGAATATGCACCTGCCATTCAAAAGGCGCTGGATCAAATCAAATCCGTTGCCCGCAATTCTGCCAATGTGTTGACCACTGCTCAAGAGCAGCTCCCGAATATTGAAAAGCTACTAAATGACGCACAGGCCGCTGCCGAATTCGGGCAGCAAGAGCTAACACGTCTCCAGCAGGACTTGCCACAATATCGTCAAAAACTGCATGAAGCCGCTACGACGATTCAGGGACGCATGGGCAAGTTTACGAATGCTGTGAACAAAGCGGCAGACTTCGTGAAGCACGATTTGCCAACGGTTAAAAGTAAAATTCATCAGGCGGCAAACTTTGTACGTAATGATTTGCCGAAGGCGGAACAACAGTTTATTAAGATGGCGGACTTGATTGAAAACAAATTTCCTGAAGCTGAAAAAGCGGTACATCAGGTAGCCAATTTTGTCAGAACCGATCTTCCTGCTGCCGAGGATTCCATACGTCAGGCAGCAGACACGATCCGCAAGCTTAAGGGTGAAAATGCACTCGGAAGAGCGATTGCGTTGCTTAAGGGAGATGTGAAAAAGGAAAGTGATTTCCTCGGTAGCCCGGTATCGCTGAAGCAGGAGCGGATATACCCGATTCCTAACTACGGCTCTGCGATGTCACCTTTTTATACTACATTATCGATTTGGGTAGGTGCGATGCTGCTAGTCTCCATGTTTAGGGTAGATGTGGATGACCCGGAAGGTCAATATAAAAGCTACCAGGTGTATTTCGGACGGCTAATGACCTTCTCCACAATTGGTATTTTTCAGGCGCTAAGTGTATCTCTCGGTGATTTGTTTCTGCTGGGAACATATGTGGATGCCAAAGTAGCATTTGTACTGTCCTCTATGCTGATCAGTCTGGTGTTTACGGCCATGACCTATACCTTGGTTTCAGTGTTCGGCAATATCGGCAAGGGTCTCGCAGTCATCCTGCTGGTGCTCCAATTCTCCAGTTCAGGGGGGACATTTCCCATTGCGACGAGTACAGCTTTCTTTCAGACCCTGAATCCGTTCGTACCGTTCACCTATGCGGTTAGTCTGTTGCGGGAAACGGTAGGAGGGATGTTGCCTTCAACGGTAACACGAGATGTAGTGATGCTGTTTGTGTTTATCGGAATTTGCTTCTTGTTTGGATTGGTGCTTAAGAAGCCGCTCAGCAAACATACGAAGAAAATGGCTGAGCGAGCGAAAGAAACGAAATTAATTCCTTGA
- a CDS encoding aldo/keto reductase, with the protein MEYSYLGKSGLKVSRLCLGTMNFGPETEEKDAFKIMDAALDAGINFFDTANVYGHDRKGWTEEIIGRWFQQGGGRREKVVLATKVYGDMKNENDGPNAGSGLSAYKIRRHLDASLKRLQTDHVELYQMHHIDRNVSWDELWGAFESVVDRGQVGYIGSSNFAGWHIAVAQAEAKARRFLGLVSEQHLYNLNERSAELEVLPAAQELGLGVIPWSPLAGGLLGRNALAGTGSRSARAKEKVEQNRAKLEQFAALSRELGEKEDVIALAWVLSHPAVTAPIIGPRTLEQLEDALRVPEVKLSEDVLAKLDEIFPGPGKPAPEAYAW; encoded by the coding sequence ATGGAGTATTCATACTTAGGAAAGTCAGGCTTGAAGGTTAGTCGGTTATGTCTGGGCACAATGAATTTCGGACCGGAAACTGAAGAAAAGGATGCTTTTAAAATTATGGATGCCGCGCTGGATGCGGGCATTAACTTCTTTGATACGGCTAATGTATATGGCCATGACCGTAAAGGCTGGACGGAAGAAATTATCGGACGATGGTTCCAGCAAGGCGGTGGAAGACGCGAAAAGGTCGTATTGGCGACCAAGGTTTACGGGGACATGAAAAATGAAAATGACGGACCCAATGCAGGATCAGGCTTGTCTGCCTACAAAATTCGCCGTCATTTGGATGCGTCGCTGAAACGTCTGCAAACCGATCATGTAGAGCTATATCAAATGCATCACATTGACCGCAATGTGTCATGGGATGAATTGTGGGGTGCATTCGAGTCCGTGGTGGATCGTGGACAAGTTGGTTATATCGGTTCCAGTAATTTTGCAGGCTGGCATATTGCGGTGGCTCAGGCCGAAGCGAAGGCACGTCGTTTTCTGGGTCTGGTATCGGAGCAGCATCTGTACAACCTGAACGAACGTTCGGCTGAGCTTGAAGTATTACCGGCAGCTCAAGAGCTGGGTCTGGGTGTAATTCCATGGAGCCCGTTGGCGGGCGGACTGCTGGGACGCAATGCGTTAGCAGGTACAGGTTCCCGCAGCGCACGTGCCAAGGAGAAGGTAGAGCAGAATCGTGCGAAGCTGGAGCAATTTGCGGCGTTATCTCGCGAGCTGGGTGAAAAGGAAGACGTGATTGCCCTGGCTTGGGTGCTATCTCATCCGGCCGTGACGGCTCCAATTATCGGACCACGGACATTAGAACAGTTAGAGGATGCTCTGCGGGTACCTGAGGTTAAATTAAGTGAAGATGTGCTTGCTAAGCTGGATGAGATTTTCCCGGGTCCGGGAAAACCTGCACCAGAAGCCTACGCTTGGTAA
- a CDS encoding multidrug resistance efflux transporter family protein, with product MRSIWLGVLAAFFFAFTFVLNRSMELSGGNWIWSASLRYLFMVPMLFVIVMAQHKLKPLWKVMKEQPGMWLWWSFIGFGLFYAPLCFASAYSPGWLIAGTWQITIISGSLLVPLFAEVVQTENGPVKVRGKIPIQGLLMSLIILIGIIVMQVEQSQSISTQDFLFGILPVILASFAYPLGNRKMMEVCAGRLDAYQRVLGMTIASLPFWLLLSLYGVFSAGMPSKDQTIQSALVAVFSGVIATVLFFKATDQVHGNMQKLATVEATQSLEVLFALMGELIFLSIPLPSAWSWMGMFIVILGMSLHSYVSHQKTSVQQILTKKADSV from the coding sequence ATGCGCTCAATCTGGTTAGGTGTGTTAGCGGCTTTCTTTTTTGCTTTTACATTTGTTCTCAACCGGTCCATGGAGCTATCTGGGGGGAACTGGATCTGGAGTGCTTCATTACGCTATCTGTTTATGGTTCCTATGCTGTTCGTCATTGTAATGGCCCAACATAAGCTCAAGCCTCTTTGGAAAGTCATGAAGGAACAACCGGGAATGTGGCTGTGGTGGAGCTTCATTGGATTTGGTTTATTTTATGCTCCGTTATGCTTCGCATCCGCATATTCACCGGGGTGGTTGATTGCAGGGACTTGGCAAATAACCATTATTTCCGGTTCTTTGCTTGTTCCTTTATTTGCTGAGGTTGTCCAAACGGAGAACGGCCCTGTCAAAGTACGAGGAAAAATACCGATCCAAGGATTGTTGATGTCTCTGATTATTTTAATCGGAATTATTGTGATGCAGGTCGAACAGTCGCAATCTATTTCTACTCAAGATTTTTTATTCGGTATATTGCCTGTCATACTGGCTTCTTTCGCCTATCCTTTAGGTAATCGCAAAATGATGGAAGTCTGTGCAGGGCGGTTAGATGCCTATCAACGTGTGCTCGGAATGACTATAGCCAGCCTGCCTTTTTGGTTATTGCTTTCATTATATGGAGTTTTCAGCGCAGGAATGCCAAGCAAGGATCAGACCATACAGTCTGCTTTGGTGGCCGTGTTCTCAGGGGTAATTGCTACGGTTTTATTTTTTAAGGCTACAGATCAGGTACATGGAAATATGCAAAAGCTGGCCACAGTAGAAGCAACACAATCGCTGGAAGTGCTTTTTGCACTAATGGGGGAATTAATCTTTTTGTCTATCCCCCTCCCTTCTGCTTGGTCATGGATGGGTATGTTCATTGTCATCCTTGGCATGAGTCTGCATAGCTATGTATCACATCAAAAGACGAGTGTTCAACAAATACTAACTAAAAAGGCAGATTCCGTTTAG
- a CDS encoding GTP-binding protein, producing the protein MNKKPIPVTVLSGYLGAGKTTILNHVLNNRDGMKVAVIVNDMSEVNIDAELVKKEGGLSRTEEKLVELSNGCICCTLREDLLLEVKKLAEQGEFDYILIESTGISEPVPIAQTFTYADEGTGINLASLAKLDCMVTVVDANRFWHDFESGETLLDRKQATGEDDTRDISDLLIDQIETCDVLILNKCDLVQPAELDKLEGVLRRLQPEARIIRTSKGKVAPSDILNTGLFNFDKASQSAGWIRELELESHTPETDEYGINSFVYRRRRPFHPARLAEFTSYWPEEIVRAKGLVWIAAPQDWAASISQAGPSIQFGPAGSWLAALPEEERQEIIAANPEVLDHWEEQWGDRMNEIVMIGIGMNRLNLEEELDECLLNDSEMDMDWSSFENPLPWPTGRS; encoded by the coding sequence ATGAATAAGAAACCAATCCCGGTAACCGTGTTGAGCGGGTATTTGGGTGCAGGAAAAACGACGATTTTGAATCATGTTTTAAACAATCGAGACGGAATGAAAGTAGCAGTCATTGTCAATGACATGAGTGAAGTAAATATAGATGCCGAGCTGGTTAAAAAAGAGGGCGGCTTGTCCAGAACAGAAGAAAAACTGGTCGAGTTGTCTAATGGTTGTATTTGCTGTACATTACGTGAAGATTTATTGCTTGAGGTCAAGAAGCTAGCGGAACAAGGCGAGTTTGATTATATATTAATTGAATCTACGGGCATCAGTGAACCCGTCCCCATCGCTCAAACCTTTACCTACGCCGATGAAGGAACGGGCATTAATTTAGCTTCGCTGGCAAAACTGGATTGTATGGTGACTGTAGTGGATGCGAACCGTTTCTGGCATGACTTTGAATCAGGAGAAACGCTGCTGGATCGTAAGCAGGCTACTGGAGAAGATGACACACGTGATATCTCGGACTTGCTAATTGACCAGATTGAAACTTGTGACGTATTGATTCTGAATAAGTGCGATCTGGTTCAGCCCGCAGAGCTGGACAAGCTGGAGGGTGTGCTGCGGAGATTGCAACCTGAAGCACGAATCATTCGCACTTCCAAGGGAAAGGTCGCGCCTTCGGACATTTTAAATACCGGGCTGTTCAACTTTGACAAAGCTAGTCAATCCGCTGGATGGATTCGCGAGCTGGAGCTGGAAAGCCACACACCGGAGACGGACGAATATGGAATCAACTCTTTTGTTTATCGGCGTAGAAGACCGTTTCATCCTGCAAGATTGGCAGAATTTACGAGCTACTGGCCGGAGGAAATCGTTCGCGCCAAAGGCTTGGTCTGGATTGCAGCCCCTCAGGATTGGGCGGCGAGCATCAGCCAGGCAGGGCCATCTATTCAATTTGGTCCAGCGGGAAGTTGGCTTGCGGCGTTGCCAGAAGAAGAACGGCAGGAAATCATTGCGGCCAACCCTGAGGTTCTGGATCATTGGGAGGAGCAGTGGGGCGACCGCATGAACGAAATCGTTATGATCGGTATCGGAATGAATCGGCTGAACTTGGAAGAAGAGCTAGATGAATGTCTGCTGAACGATAGCGAAATGGATATGGACTGGTCCAGCTTTGAGAATCCGTTGCCTTGGCCAACAGGAAGAAGCTAG
- a CDS encoding LysR family transcriptional regulator, producing MNLFKYKVFLSVIEAGSFTKAGALLNLTQSAISHAVSALEHELGLTLLIRGRSGIQLTSNGERLMKHFREIIQMNEKLYQEVALIKGLETGTVKIGTFSSVSIHWLPGIIQKFNEQFPLIELKLLDGNYHDIEHWIASGEADFGFVNLPTLDGLEVLPLKKERMLCVLPSNHVLREQTSIRVDQLLNEPFIMPASGCDTDVQRIFSQHKLVPKIKYELEDDHAIMAMVQNGLGVSILPEMILVQNPYDICIRPLDGRYSRSVGIATVSLKNMAPAAKKCMDFITEWIN from the coding sequence ATGAATTTGTTTAAATATAAGGTCTTTCTTAGCGTAATAGAAGCAGGAAGCTTTACCAAAGCAGGAGCACTTCTCAATCTTACACAATCCGCTATTAGCCATGCCGTTTCTGCTTTGGAGCATGAATTGGGCCTAACTCTTTTAATTAGAGGACGTTCAGGCATCCAATTGACTAGCAACGGAGAACGTCTGATGAAGCATTTCAGAGAAATCATCCAAATGAATGAAAAGCTGTATCAAGAGGTCGCCCTCATCAAAGGACTGGAGACCGGAACTGTAAAGATAGGTACATTCTCAAGTGTATCCATCCATTGGTTGCCTGGGATCATCCAAAAGTTTAACGAGCAGTTCCCACTTATTGAACTAAAATTGCTCGACGGGAACTACCATGACATAGAGCATTGGATAGCTAGCGGAGAAGCTGATTTTGGCTTCGTTAATCTGCCTACTCTCGATGGACTGGAAGTATTACCGTTAAAAAAAGAAAGAATGCTGTGCGTACTTCCGTCTAATCATGTGCTTCGGGAGCAGACAAGCATACGTGTGGATCAGCTTCTCAATGAACCCTTCATTATGCCGGCTTCAGGCTGTGATACAGATGTACAGAGAATTTTTTCCCAGCACAAGCTTGTTCCGAAAATCAAATATGAATTAGAAGATGATCATGCCATTATGGCTATGGTGCAAAATGGCCTGGGCGTAAGTATCCTTCCCGAAATGATTTTAGTCCAAAACCCTTATGACATTTGTATTCGGCCCTTGGATGGACGATATTCCCGTTCCGTCGGTATCGCTACTGTCTCCTTAAAGAACATGGCTCCAGCCGCCAAAAAGTGTATGGACTTTATTACTGAATGGATCAACTAG
- a CDS encoding antibiotic biosynthesis monooxygenase family protein: protein MSSIAKTPQPPYYAAIFTSERTEGDGGYGKMGDKMVELAAKQPGFLGVESVRDQNGVGITVSYWESLDAIKHWKDNELHKLAQEKGKSDWYKAFGLRVSKVERDYFFTV from the coding sequence ATGAGTTCAATTGCAAAAACACCACAGCCCCCTTATTATGCAGCTATTTTTACTTCTGAACGTACGGAAGGGGATGGCGGATACGGAAAGATGGGGGACAAAATGGTGGAACTGGCTGCCAAGCAGCCTGGATTTCTAGGTGTGGAAAGTGTTCGTGACCAAAACGGAGTGGGCATCACCGTGTCCTATTGGGAGTCCTTGGACGCTATAAAACATTGGAAGGATAACGAGCTACACAAGCTAGCACAGGAGAAAGGAAAATCTGATTGGTATAAAGCATTCGGTTTAAGAGTGAGCAAGGTAGAACGAGATTATTTTTTTACAGTGTAA